The window CTGACAACGCCGAGAGGCATTCCGCGCACAACCTGGCGGGCAGCGCGTCCTCCTCACCGCCGGGGGCGGTAATCACCGACAGGATCTCGGCCACTCGGGGATTGCGCATCGTTATCCGGCCGGGCCGCCGCCCAGACACCGCAGAGCCTGGGGGAGGTCCGGGTGGAGGTCGAACACGCGGTCCAGTCCGGTGATGGTCAGTGGCCGCAGCACGGGGCGGCTGTGGGCGACCACGCAGAGCTTGATTCCCGCCGCCGTCGCCGCGTCGCCCGCGGTGGTCAGGACGGTGAGTCCGGCCGCTCCGAGGAAACCCACGTCGGTGAGGTCGATGACCAGGCCTGAGCAGGGGGGCCGCAGGTGGGCGAGCAGGGATTCCCGCAGCAGCGGGCTGGTGCACAGGTCCACCTCACCGCGTGCCGCGATCACCACCGCGCTGGGCGGGACCGGACGCGCGGTGACGGTCAGGATTTCCTTGCCTGGGCGTCGGCCAGTCAGGACAGCGGCGGGAGGCGGACCAGTCGGCGCGGGCGGGAGGGCGGCGGTGGTCGGCGCCGTAGTCAAGAGACTGTCCTGTTCGGACGGCGTGGGAGAACGACATCTGACGCGCGCCCACGGACCCGGTCGATCAGCAGGTCGGCTTCCGCCGCGGTGAACAGACCCAACCCGGCGGCGCGCAGGATGGCCGCGACCGTGCTCTGATGAGGTTCCGCGATTCCCGCGACCGACGTGGAGCCGTGGGTGACGTCGAGCTGTGCCATGGGAGTTCCCTCGGTTGACTGGCGTCACACCGGGGTCCAGGGCGCTTGTCTGATGACTCTACGCGCTCCGCGGGGGTATGGACCAACTTCCGGGGAATTGTTCTTGCCGTTCAACCGGGTCCACGGCAGGTCAGCCCGCCCGGCGGCGGGTCCTCGGCTGGGGAACCGGCAGCGCCCGCCGGTCGACTTTCCCGTTTGCCGTGGCCGGTAGCGCCGCCAGGGCCACATACCGCAGTGGCACCATGTGGTCCGGCAGGTGTTCGCCCAAGTGGGCCCGCAAGGCGAGGTCGTCGCACGCGGCATCCGGTTCGGGGACCACATAGGCCACCAAGGCCGGTGTGGTGCCGAGGTCGGTGCGCAGGACCACCACCGAGTTCGCCACCAGCGGGTGCCGGTTGAGCACGGACTCGATCTCGCTCAGCTCCACCCGCTGGCCGCGGATCTTGACCTGGGTGTCGATCCGCCCGACATAGTTGAGGTGTCCGGCGGGTGACCACCAGACCAGGTCGCCGGTCCGGTAGACCCGCTCCGCGGTCCCCGACACCTCGACCCGCACGAACCGGTCCGCTGTCAGGTCCGGTCTGCCCGCGTAGCCGCGGGCCAGGCAGTGCCCGCCGAGGACGAGTTCGCCCGGGGCGCCCAGCGGGGCCAGGTCGCCGTCGGCGTCGAGGACGTAGGTCGCGACGTTGGTGATCGGCCTGCCGATGGGGACGCCGCTGTCCGGCTCGGGCTTGCGGCACGCCCACGCGGTGACGTCGATCGCCGCCTCCGTGGGGCCGTAGAGGTTGTGCACCTCCACGTCCGGCAGGGACTCGGTCAGCTTGTTCACGACCTTCGGCGGCAGCGCCTCGCCGCTGCAGATCACTCGGTGCAGACTGGCGCACCGGCTCACGTCGTCCTCGCCGACGAACAGGGACAGCATCGACGGTACGAAGTGGACAGTCGTGACGCCCTCGCGCTCGATCAGGTCGACCAGTTCGCGCGGGTCGCGGTGGGCCTGCGCGGGCGCCACCACCAGCCGCGCGCCCGCGGCGAAGGCCCACAGCAGCTCCCACACCGACACGTCGAACGTGTACGGCGTCTTGTGCAGGACCACGTCGTCGGGCCGCAGGCGGTACTCGTCCTGCATCCACGCCAGTCGGTTGGCCAGGCTCAGGTGCGTCATCTGCACCCCCTTGGGCTGCCCGGTCGACCCCGAGGTGAAGATGACGTACGACAGGCCATCGACGACCGAGGCAGGTGCCTGATAGTCCTGCCAGGCAACGGGTTCAGCCCCCGCGGTGAGCGGCCGGACCGGGACCCGGTGCCCCTCGAACAGCGGTGCGGCCTCAGCGCTGACCAGCACCAGCGCCGCGTCGGCGACGTCGAGCATGACGTCGAGCCGGGCGCGCGGGTGCGTCGGGTCCAGCGGCAGGTAGGCCGCGCCCGCCAGCAGGATGCCCAGCACGGCGACCACCATGTCGGCGCTGCGCTCGGTGCACAGGCCGACCACCGACCCCGGCCCGACGCCGTCGGCGCGCAGCCTGCCGGCGACCCGGGAGGCGTCGTCGAGGAGCTGTCGGTACGTCCGGTCGACGCCGTCGCCGCGCAGGGCGAGCCGGTCGGGCGTGCGGGCGGCCTGGCGGCAGATCAGCTCGTGCACGGGGATCCGCGGCGCCGCGGTGGGCGGCGGGTTGAAGCTGAGCAGGAGTTTGCGCTCGGTCGGGCCGACCACCGCGGCCCGCCGCACCGGCAGGCCGGCGTCCAGGGACTGCAGCAGCGTCTCCAGTCGCTCGGTCGTGTGGTCCGCGCCCACCCAGTCGAATCCGAACGACAGCGTGACCGGGCCGAAGTCGGCCACCGTGGCGCCCTCGACCGGGCCGGTGACGCCCACGACGACGTCGGCCCGTCCCGGTGACCTCGGCGCGCTGCGGACCTGGGACACCACGCCGGACAGCGTGCTGTCCGGTCCCACCGCGACGGTGACCGTGCCGTCGGGCAGCGCGACACCGACCGCGTCGAGCCCCTCCAGGCGGTGCACCAGCACGGCCGCCACGGCAGCGGCGGTGTCGAGATCGATCCTGGTCATCCCTCTAGTCCTTCCGCGATCTGGGCGGCGAGTGCCCGGGGAGTCGGCGCCGCGCTGAGCTCCGCGACCGACACGGTGACGCCGAATTTGCGCTGGGTCTGGGACACCATCCGGATGAACAGCAGCGACTCGCCGCCCACCTCGAAGAAGCTGGTGTCCGCGGTGACGTCGGCGCTGCCGAGCAGGGACCGCCACTGGGCGATGATCTTGTCGAGCACCGAGTCGGCCTCTTCCGCCGCCTCGACAACCGCGGTCACGGGAGCGGGCTCGACGTCGAGCCAGTGCCGGGTCCGGGCGAACGGGTACGTGGGCAGCGTGACCCGACTGTGGGTTCGGCCGGTGCGTGTCGCCTCCCAGTCCATCGCGACGCCGAGCGACCAGAGCGTGCCCGCGCCCGCGAGGACGTCGCAGCCGCCTTCCCGCGCGGTGCGGCGCGGTTGCAGGGACACGACGGCTTTGCCGCCCGCTTCAGGGATCTGGCGCGTCATCCCGGACAGTGCGGTGCCGGGCCCGACCTCGACGAACACCACGTTCGCCAGGTCGGCCGCGGCGAGCACCGCGTCGCGGAACCGCACTGGGCTGCGCAGCTGCCCCTGCCAGTACGCGCTGTCGCGCGCCTGGCCACGCGGCAGCGTCGCGCCGTCGACGCTGCTGATCACCTCGCAGGTCCGCGGCCGGTGCGCGACCGTGGCCGCTTCCCGACCGAGATCGGCGGCGGCGTCGGCCATCATCCGCGAGTGGAACGCCCGGCGGGCGGGCATCGTGCGGTGGGCGACGCCTGCCGCGTCGAGCCGCGAGCGCAGCGCGTCCAGCGCGGGCACCGGGCCCGCCACGACGGTGACCTCCGGCGCGTTGACCGCGGCGACGTCGAGGTCGGGCAGGTCGGCGAGCCGTGCCCAGACCTCTGCCTCGCCCGCCATGACGACGACCATGCCGCCCTCCGGGGCGTCCTGCATGAGCTGCCCGCGCGCGGCGACGAGCCGCAGGGCGTCGTCGAGGTCGAGTTCGCCCGCCAGGGCAGCGGCGGCGAACTCGCCGACGGAGTGGCCGATGAGCGCTGAGGGGCGGATGCCCCAGGAGAGCAGCAGCCTGCCCAGGGCGTATTCGTGCAGCACCAACGCGGGCTGGGTGATGTCGGTGCGGTGGATCAGGCCGTCGGGGTCGTCGCGCAGGAGCACGTCGCGCAGGTCGACGCCGATCAGGTCGCGTAGCTGCTCCGCGCCCCGGTCGATGTCCGCGGCGAAGGACGGGTACCGCTCGTAGGCCCCGCGGGCCATGCCGGGGGATTCGGCGCCCTGTCCGGGAAGCAGGAAGACGATCTTCGGGCGGCGCAGCTGTTCGCGTCCGCCCGCCCGGCCCAGCCGCGCCAGCGCCGTGGGGACGTCGATGGCGGGCACGGCCAGTCGGTGCGCGAAGTGTCGGCGGTGTGACTGCAGCGTCATCGCCACGTCGTGCGGGTCGAGGTCGGGCCGCTCGCGCAGGTGCGCGGCGAGCCGGTCGGCCGCCTCGCGCAAGGCTTCGGGGGTGCGTGCCGAGAGGGTCAGCACCGCTTCCGCCGGAGCGGCCTCAGCTGCCGGTTTCGCCGCGGGCACGTGCTCTTCGAGCACGACATGGGCGTTCGTGCCGCCGAGACCGAACGAGCTGACGCCCGCTCGGCGCGGGTGTCCCTCGGCGGGCTCCCACGCCCGGCCGACCGGGTCGACGGTGAACGGGGTCGACCCGTCGAGCAGTTCCGGGCGCGCCTGCTTCAGCGCCGCCAGCGGCGGGATCTGCCCGTGGCGCAAGGCAAGCGCCGCCTTGATCAGGCCCGCCACACCCGCCGCCGCGTCCAGGTGGCCGATGTTGGCCTTGACCGAGCCCAGCGAGCACGGCCGCGAACCACGCGTGAAGACCTCGCGCAGCGCGGAGAGCTCGATAGCGTCGCCCATCTCGGTGGCCGTGCCGTGCGCCTCGAGGTACCCGACTGTCGCCGGGTCGACGCCCGCGTCCTGGTAGGCCCGGGTGAGCACGTCGATCTGGCCGGTGATGCCCGGCGCGGTGTACCCGACCTTCGCCCCGCCGTCGTTGTTGATCGCCGAGCCCTTGATCACCGCGTACACGGTGTCGCCGTCGCGGTAGGCGTCCTCGGCGCGCTTGAGCGCGACCATCGCGACGCCGTTGCCGGGGACGGTGCCCTCGGCGTCGGCGTCGAACGGGCGGCAGGAGCCGTCGGGGGAGGTGATTCCCTTGGTCTCGTAGAGGTACCCGGCCTGCTGCGGCACCGCGACGCACGCCCCGCCCGCCAGCGCGATGTCGGAATCACCCGCGCGCAGGCTCTGGCAGGCCAGGTGCACCGCGACCAGGGAGGTGGAGCAGGCGGTCTGGACCGTGATCGCGGGGCCGCCGAGGTTGAGCCGGTAGGCGACCTTCGCCGCCAGGTGGTCCTTCTCGTTGCCCAGCACCACCGACAGCAGGCCGTGCGTGTCCACCACCTCCGGGCGGGCCAGCACCTGGTTGAGCAGGTAGTAGTTGAACCCGGCGCCCGCGAACACCCCGACCCGGCCGAACGGGTTCTCGGTGGTGAGGTTGCCCGACTCCAGGGCCTCCCAGGCGGTCTGCAGCAGCAGCCGGTGCTGCGGGTCCATGATCGCCGCCTCTTTCGGCGTGATGCCGAAGAAGTCCGCGTCGAACAGGTCCGGGTCGGTGATCGTCCCGCGCGCGGCCACGTACGCCGGGTCGTCGAGCTGGGTCTCCGGCACCCCGGCCGCGAGGAGTTCGCCGCGGGTGAGGTCGGTGATCGTGACCCGCCCGGAGACGATGTTCGACCAGTACTCGGCCACGGTCGCGGCGCCGGGGAACCGGCCCGCCATCCCGATGATCGCGATGTCGTGTGTCATGAGGCCCCCTCTGCCTGCCGCGCGTGCAACTGCGCGGCGAGCGCCTGCACGGTCGGGAATCGGTACATGTCGGTCATCGGGATCGGCGCCCCGCCGAGCCGCTTCTGGATCAGCTTGCGGGCCACCGCGAGGCTGAGGCTGTCGCCGCCGACCTCGAAGAACACCTCGTCGAAGTCGAAGTCGTCGGTCCCCAGGGCCTCCGCCCAGGCGGCGGCGACCAGGTCCTCGACCTCGGCCAGGGACGCGGTCCGGGCAGGTGGCGGCGCCACCGGGTCCGGCGTGGACGTGTGGGCGGCGAGCGCGCGCAGGTCGACTTTTCCGTTGCGGTCCAAGGGGAACTCGTCGACGGTGAACCAGCGCTGCGGTCGGGCGTAGGCGGCGAGTTCGGCTTCCACCGCCGGTCGCGCCGCGGGCAGCGGGTCCGCGTCGGGCGCGGCCTTGACCGCCGCGCACAGGCGCTCCCCGGCGAGGAACACGACCGCGTCGAGCACCCCCGGCTGCGCCTTGATCCGGCTCTCGACGTCGACCAGTTCGATCCGGTGGCCCGCGATCTTGACCTGCCGGTCGTTGCGGCCCAGGAAGCGCAGCGTGCCGTCCGCGCCCCAGCGCACCAGGTCGCCGGTGCGGTAGACGCGCCTGCCGAGCCCGGGGTGCGCGCCGAACGCCGCAGCGGTGCGGCCGGGGTCGTCGAGGTACCCGTCGGCGAGGCCTTCGCCCGCCGCCTGCAGTTCACCGATCGCCCCGCGCGGGGCCAGGCGCCCGCTCGGGTCCACGACGTGGATCTCGGTGCCGTGGACGGGGCGCCCGATCGGCAGCGGGTCCGGCACACCCGCCGCACTGTCCACATGGAACGTGGAGGTGAACGTGGTGTTCTCGGTGGGGCCGTACCCGTTGGTGACGCGCAGGCCGGGGCAGTGCTCCAGCACCTTGCGCACGTGGACGGGCGAGACGACACCGCCGCCGGTGAACAGCTGCCGCAGGCCGCGGAAGGCGTCCGGCCGGTGGTCGGCGACGAGGTGGAAGAAGCCGGACGTCAGCCAGGCGTGGGTGACCGGTTCGGTGCGCAGGAACTCGGTGAGGTCCAGCGGGGTCGGGTCACCGGCGGGGTACACGCTGACGGAGTCGCCTTTAGCCAGCGGCACCAGCAGTTCCAGGGTGGACGCGTCGAAGGCGAGCGGCGCCAGGCGCAGCATCCGCGTGCCCGCGCCATCGGCGAACAGGTCCGGGTCGGCGGCCAGCCGCAGCACCGCGCGGTGCGAGACCACGACGCCTTTGGGGACACCGGTCGAGCCGGAGGTGAACGAGACGTACGCCGCCCGGCTCGGGTCCGGGATGATCGCGGGCAGGTCCGGGGTGGTCGTGTGGCGTGGGTTCGGTACCGGAGCGCCGGCAGCTGTCGCGAGGGCACATTCGGGAATGCCTGGCCAGTGCGCGGACGCGCCGCCGATCCGGGCGCGTGGCGTCGCGGCGGCGGCGAGGTGCTCGCGCCACTGCGCGGTGGCCGAGCGGTCCACGGCCACGTAGGCCGCGCCCAGCCGCAGGATCGCCAGCACCGCCACCGCCTCCGCGGCCGAGCGGTCCACCTCGAGCAGCACCCGGTCACCCGGGCCGACCCCGGCCGCGTGCAGCGCCGCTGCCTGGGCCAAGGCCTGCTGATGCATCTCCCGGTAGGTGAGGGTGCGGCGGTTGTCGGTGACGGCGGGGGCGTCCGGGGTGGTCTCGGCGTGCCGTTCGAAGGCGCTCCAGAGGTCGTCCGAGGTGTCGAAACTCCCGCCGACGCCCAACGCCCGCAGGTGCCGCGACTGGCAGGCGGACAGGCCGGTGACGGTCCCCAGCGGCGCGTCGGGGTCGCGGGCGAGGTCGATCAGCACCGCCCGCAGCGACTCGGCCAGCTCGCCCGCGTCGGTCGCGGCCAGCACCGACGTCGCGTACTCCAGGGCCAGCCGCGGTCGCGGGCCCCACGACTGCAGGTACAGCAGCGCGTCGAACACGCTGCCGTGGCAGTGGCCCTCATGCACCCGCCACGGCTTGCCCTGGGCGGTGAGCGAGTCGGGGACCAGTTCGTGGTGCGCGGCGAAACCCAGCTGTGCCAACGGGTTGCGCCCAGCGTCACCGGTCAGGCCCAGTTCGGCGACGACCTGCTCGAACGGCAGGTCCGAGTCGGCGACGGCGTCGGCGACCGCGGCACCGGTGGCCCGCAGGTAGGCCCCCACGGGCAGGTTGTCGTCGGTGCGGCACCGCACCGGCACGACCCGCGTGCACAGCCCGACAATGCGGTCCATGCCCGCCTCGAACCGCCCGGACGCGGGCATCCCCAGCACGAGGTCGGATACGCCGGCCCGGCGGGACACCGCGAGCGCCCACGCCGCCATGAGCACCGTCGTGACCGTCACCCGGCCGCGGCGGGCCAACGTCTCGGTGGCCTCGGTCGCCTCGGCGGACAGCTCGAACATCAGCCGGGCGCCGCGGCCGTCGGCCTCGGTGAGCGGCGGGAGGTCGGTCGGCAGGTCCAGCGAGGTCGGCGCGCCGTCGAGCCGCGCGGTGACCCGGGACATCGCCGCCGCCAGCGCGCCGGACGCCGCACCCGCGGCCAGCCGTGACCCGATCCAGTCCGGCGCGGGCGCGTTGCCCGCGCCTGCACCCTGGTAGAGCTCGACGAAGTCGCGCCACAGCACCCCGATGCTCCACCCGTCGACCAGGACATGGTGCACCAGCACGGTCAGCAGGCTCCGATCGCCCGCGCTGGTGAGAGCGAACACCACCGGCGGCTGCTCGAACGGGCGCAGCAGCTTGCCGCTCTCACGGCCGTAAAGGTCGTGCACGGTGCGGACGTCGGCCGCGGGCAGCGTCTGCAGGAGCAGCCGCGGCTGGTGCGGGGCGGGCAGCACGACCCGGTCGACGCCGTTCGCGCCCTGGGTGAACAGGGTGCGCAGGGACTCGTGTCGGGCGGCGAGCGCGCCCAGTGCCTCGCGGGTGCGGGCGAGATCCAGCGGCCCATCCGGGTCGAGGGTGAACATCAGGTGATACGGCTGGTCCTGCTCCAGCACGTGCGCCGCCAGCATCGCCTTCTGGCCCGGCAGCAGCGCCCGGTGGCTCGGACCCCGCGTCGGGTCGGCGGGCAGCGGCGCGGACTCGACGAACACACCGGCGCCACGCAGTGCCTCGGCGAGCGGGCGGGCCGACAGCACCGCGGCGATGTCGGCGTCGCGGCCCAGCCGGCATTGGCCCGCCGAGACCAGGCCGATGGCCTGCAGCGACGTGCCACCCAGGGCCACGAACGACTCCGTGGCGACGGCGGCGGGAACCTCGGCCTCGGGAAGGCCGAGGATCTCGGCGACCAGCGGCAGCCAGGCCGTGAGCTGGTCGTCTGCTCTGGGGGTGGCCGTCTCGGCCGCGACTGTGATCGACATCAGGCTTCGGACACCATCTCGGTTCGGGCCGCGTCGGGCTGGTCGGGCGGGGACTGCCGGGCGATCTCGCGCAGGTCGGCGAAGACCGGGTTCTCCAGCACGTGGCCGAACATCACCGCGAGGTTGAGCTCCTGGCGGATCAGCGTGCTCAGCCGCAGCGCGCTCAGCGAGTGGCCGCCGAAGTCGAAGAAGTCGTCGTGGTCCTCGACGCTGTCGACGCCGAGCACCTCCATCCACAGCTGCTCGAACTGTGCTTCCCAGTCGGCGGTTTTGGTGTCCTGCATCAGCTTTGCCTCTCTGTGGTGGTCGCGCCGGGCGCGTCGAAGTAGTGCCGGGTGGCCGCGAACGGGTAGGTGGGAACGGGCACACGCCCGCGTCCGGCGTCGTGTGCCGGATCCCAGTCCCCGCCGAATCCGAGTTCCCAGAGCGCGCCGACGGCGGTCAGGAACCGGGCGTTGCGGTCGGTCGGGGTCGCCGCGGGCCCGCCGGGCAGGTGCGCGGTGACGGCGGTCCCGATCTCGACCCACGCCGCGGGTGCGAGCCGGGCGACGGTCCGCGAGACCATGTCCCCGGTGGGTTCGGCGAGCAGGGCGCGCCAGAAGTCGGGGTCGAGTGCTTCGTCGTCGGTCAGTTCCGCACCGGTGACCGGGGAGTACACCGGGAGCTGGGGCGTTCGCGGCCGGATCCAGTTGTCCGGCAGGGTCGCGGCGACCAGGCCGAGCCCTTCTGACACGGTGAGCACCTCCGCCGCGCACGCGGCGGCGATCGCGCCGACGCCGTGCCCGATCACCGCGTCCGGGCGCACACCGCGGCCGCGCAGGGCGGCGGCGAGTCCGGCCGCGGCGAGGAACCGTTCGCTGCGTGGGTCGACCGTGGCACCGGCCGCCCGCAGCTCGCCGACGCCCTGGTCGATGACCGCGCGGTACACCGGGTCCGCGTCGTAGTTGGGCCGGTTGCCCGTCAGCTCACCGTCGGCGGTCAGCGCGAACACCAGGCCGCGGGCGCTGCCCGCCCGAACCGGCGTGCGGTCCGCGTCCGTGCCGGTGACGAAAGCCGCGCGGTACGGCAGCACCGCCCGCCCGGTCCGCAGCGTGTAGGCGACGTCGGCGAGCTGGTGGTCCTCGCTGCCCGCGACGAATTCCCTGACCCGAGCCAGGCTTTCCTTCGCCGCGGCCTCGGTCTTCGCCGAGACGAGGATCAACTCGGCGCACCGCCGCCGTCGCACCGGTCTCGGCGGCGGGGCCTCCTCCATCACCACGTGGGCGTTGGTCCCACCGATGCCGAACGCGCTGACGCCGCCACGGCGGACACCGTCGATCGGCTCCCACGGCCGGGCCGCGGCGGGCACCGAGAACACCGAGTCCTCCAGCTTGAGCGCCGGATTGGGTGACTCGAAGTGCGCGACCGGCGGCACCGTCCGGTGCGTGAGCGCCAGCGCCATCTTGATCACGCCGACCACCCCCGCGGCGGTGTCGAGGTGCCCGACGACCGACTTGAGCGCGGTCAGCGCGCACGGCGCCCGGTCCGCCCGGTCGGTGTCGAACACCTGGCGCAGCGCGGCCACCTCGATCGGGTCGCCCAGCGCGGTCCCGGTCCCGTGCGTCTCGATCACGCCGATGGTGTCCGGGTCGACCTCGGCCACGTCGAGCGCGGCGGCGATCACCGCGGCCTGTCCCGATGGGCCGGGCGCGGTGAACCCGGCTTTGCGGGCGCCGTCGTTGTTGACCGCCGAACCGGCGATCACCGCGTGGATGGTGTCGTTGTCCCGCAGGGCGTCTTCCAGGCGCTTGAGCACGACCATGCCCGCGCCGTCGGCGGGCACCGTGCCCCCGGCCCGGCTGTCGAAGGTCCGGCAGCGGCCGTCGGGGGAGAAGATCCCACCAGGCTCGTGCAGATGCCCCCGCCGGGTCGGCGGCGCCACGGTCGCCCCGCCCGCGAGGGCGACGTCGGCCTCATAGGTGAGCAGGCTCTGCGCCGCCAGGTGCACCGCGACCAGCGAGGTCGAACACGCGCTCTGCAGCACGATGCCGGGCCCCTGCAGGTTGAGTTTGTAGCCGATGCGGGTGGCCGCGAAGTCCTTGTCGCTGGAGATGACCAGCTGCAACCCGCCTGCCGCCTTGAGCGCGCGCTCGTTGGGCCACAGGTTGTCCAGCAGGTAGACGTTCATCCCGGTGCCCGCGTAGACCGCGGTCCGGTTGCCGTCCTGGGCGATGGGGGAGTACCCGGCGTGCTCCAACGCACCCCAGGCGCACTCCAGCAGGACACGCTGCTGCGGGTCCATCAGCGCGCAGTCCTGCGGGGAGTAGCTGAACAGGCGCCCGTCGAAACAGTCCGCGTCGCGGATGATCCCGCGGGCGGGCACGAAGTTGGGCTGGTCCACGGTCTCGGCCGGGACACCCCAGCCGATCAGCTCGTCGCGCTCGAAGAAGCTGATCGAGTCCACACCCTGCTCGACGTTGCGCCAGAACAGGTCCAGGTCCCGCTCGGCGCCCGGCACGCGCACCGCCATCCCGACGATCGCGATCCGGCCCGACTCCACCGACTCAGCCATGGTCGCCACCGCCGCTCCGCCTGCGCCGCTCGGCGAGCAACACGCGGCCCGCGCGGCGCTCCTTGACGTGCACCTGGGGCAGCGTGGCCGCCGCGGGCTGGAACTGGGCGGCGCACGCCGCCACCGTCCCGGATCGGAAAAGATCGGTCACCGAGATCTCCAGTCCTTCCCTGGCCATCCGCTCCTGCATGGTGATCAGGGCGAAGCTGTGCCCGCCCAGGTCGAAGAAGTTGTCGTGCAGCCCGACGTCGGGGTTGCCAAGCACGTCCACCCAGATCCGCCGGATGCGTTCCTCCAGCGAGGTTCCCGCGGAGAGGGCCGCCCGCGGCGCGGGCACGACCGTCTCGGCCAGCAGCCTGCGCGTGTCGACCTTGCCGT is drawn from Actinokineospora alba and contains these coding sequences:
- a CDS encoding STAS domain-containing protein, with amino-acid sequence MTTAPTTAALPPAPTGPPPAAVLTGRRPGKEILTVTARPVPPSAVVIAARGEVDLCTSPLLRESLLAHLRPPCSGLVIDLTDVGFLGAAGLTVLTTAGDAATAAGIKLCVVAHSRPVLRPLTITGLDRVFDLHPDLPQALRCLGGGPAG
- a CDS encoding amino acid adenylation domain-containing protein, with amino-acid sequence MTRIDLDTAAAVAAVLVHRLEGLDAVGVALPDGTVTVAVGPDSTLSGVVSQVRSAPRSPGRADVVVGVTGPVEGATVADFGPVTLSFGFDWVGADHTTERLETLLQSLDAGLPVRRAAVVGPTERKLLLSFNPPPTAAPRIPVHELICRQAARTPDRLALRGDGVDRTYRQLLDDASRVAGRLRADGVGPGSVVGLCTERSADMVVAVLGILLAGAAYLPLDPTHPRARLDVMLDVADAALVLVSAEAAPLFEGHRVPVRPLTAGAEPVAWQDYQAPASVVDGLSYVIFTSGSTGQPKGVQMTHLSLANRLAWMQDEYRLRPDDVVLHKTPYTFDVSVWELLWAFAAGARLVVAPAQAHRDPRELVDLIEREGVTTVHFVPSMLSLFVGEDDVSRCASLHRVICSGEALPPKVVNKLTESLPDVEVHNLYGPTEAAIDVTAWACRKPEPDSGVPIGRPITNVATYVLDADGDLAPLGAPGELVLGGHCLARGYAGRPDLTADRFVRVEVSGTAERVYRTGDLVWWSPAGHLNYVGRIDTQVKIRGQRVELSEIESVLNRHPLVANSVVVLRTDLGTTPALVAYVVPEPDAACDDLALRAHLGEHLPDHMVPLRYVALAALPATANGKVDRRALPVPQPRTRRRAG
- a CDS encoding type I polyketide synthase yields the protein MTHDIAIIGMAGRFPGAATVAEYWSNIVSGRVTITDLTRGELLAAGVPETQLDDPAYVAARGTITDPDLFDADFFGITPKEAAIMDPQHRLLLQTAWEALESGNLTTENPFGRVGVFAGAGFNYYLLNQVLARPEVVDTHGLLSVVLGNEKDHLAAKVAYRLNLGGPAITVQTACSTSLVAVHLACQSLRAGDSDIALAGGACVAVPQQAGYLYETKGITSPDGSCRPFDADAEGTVPGNGVAMVALKRAEDAYRDGDTVYAVIKGSAINNDGGAKVGYTAPGITGQIDVLTRAYQDAGVDPATVGYLEAHGTATEMGDAIELSALREVFTRGSRPCSLGSVKANIGHLDAAAGVAGLIKAALALRHGQIPPLAALKQARPELLDGSTPFTVDPVGRAWEPAEGHPRRAGVSSFGLGGTNAHVVLEEHVPAAKPAAEAAPAEAVLTLSARTPEALREAADRLAAHLRERPDLDPHDVAMTLQSHRRHFAHRLAVPAIDVPTALARLGRAGGREQLRRPKIVFLLPGQGAESPGMARGAYERYPSFAADIDRGAEQLRDLIGVDLRDVLLRDDPDGLIHRTDITQPALVLHEYALGRLLLSWGIRPSALIGHSVGEFAAAALAGELDLDDALRLVAARGQLMQDAPEGGMVVVMAGEAEVWARLADLPDLDVAAVNAPEVTVVAGPVPALDALRSRLDAAGVAHRTMPARRAFHSRMMADAAADLGREAATVAHRPRTCEVISSVDGATLPRGQARDSAYWQGQLRSPVRFRDAVLAAADLANVVFVEVGPGTALSGMTRQIPEAGGKAVVSLQPRRTAREGGCDVLAGAGTLWSLGVAMDWEATRTGRTHSRVTLPTYPFARTRHWLDVEPAPVTAVVEAAEEADSVLDKIIAQWRSLLGSADVTADTSFFEVGGESLLFIRMVSQTQRKFGVTVSVAELSAAPTPRALAAQIAEGLEG
- a CDS encoding non-ribosomal peptide synthetase gives rise to the protein MSITVAAETATPRADDQLTAWLPLVAEILGLPEAEVPAAVATESFVALGGTSLQAIGLVSAGQCRLGRDADIAAVLSARPLAEALRGAGVFVESAPLPADPTRGPSHRALLPGQKAMLAAHVLEQDQPYHLMFTLDPDGPLDLARTREALGALAARHESLRTLFTQGANGVDRVVLPAPHQPRLLLQTLPAADVRTVHDLYGRESGKLLRPFEQPPVVFALTSAGDRSLLTVLVHHVLVDGWSIGVLWRDFVELYQGAGAGNAPAPDWIGSRLAAGAASGALAAAMSRVTARLDGAPTSLDLPTDLPPLTEADGRGARLMFELSAEATEATETLARRGRVTVTTVLMAAWALAVSRRAGVSDLVLGMPASGRFEAGMDRIVGLCTRVVPVRCRTDDNLPVGAYLRATGAAVADAVADSDLPFEQVVAELGLTGDAGRNPLAQLGFAAHHELVPDSLTAQGKPWRVHEGHCHGSVFDALLYLQSWGPRPRLALEYATSVLAATDAGELAESLRAVLIDLARDPDAPLGTVTGLSACQSRHLRALGVGGSFDTSDDLWSAFERHAETTPDAPAVTDNRRTLTYREMHQQALAQAAALHAAGVGPGDRVLLEVDRSAAEAVAVLAILRLGAAYVAVDRSATAQWREHLAAAATPRARIGGASAHWPGIPECALATAAGAPVPNPRHTTTPDLPAIIPDPSRAAYVSFTSGSTGVPKGVVVSHRAVLRLAADPDLFADGAGTRMLRLAPLAFDASTLELLVPLAKGDSVSVYPAGDPTPLDLTEFLRTEPVTHAWLTSGFFHLVADHRPDAFRGLRQLFTGGGVVSPVHVRKVLEHCPGLRVTNGYGPTENTTFTSTFHVDSAAGVPDPLPIGRPVHGTEIHVVDPSGRLAPRGAIGELQAAGEGLADGYLDDPGRTAAAFGAHPGLGRRVYRTGDLVRWGADGTLRFLGRNDRQVKIAGHRIELVDVESRIKAQPGVLDAVVFLAGERLCAAVKAAPDADPLPAARPAVEAELAAYARPQRWFTVDEFPLDRNGKVDLRALAAHTSTPDPVAPPPARTASLAEVEDLVAAAWAEALGTDDFDFDEVFFEVGGDSLSLAVARKLIQKRLGGAPIPMTDMYRFPTVQALAAQLHARQAEGAS
- a CDS encoding phosphopantetheine-binding protein: MQDTKTADWEAQFEQLWMEVLGVDSVEDHDDFFDFGGHSLSALRLSTLIRQELNLAVMFGHVLENPVFADLREIARQSPPDQPDAARTEMVSEA